Proteins encoded by one window of Arachis ipaensis cultivar K30076 chromosome B04, Araip1.1, whole genome shotgun sequence:
- the LOC107638472 gene encoding protein transport protein SEC23, whose amino-acid sequence MDFLELEAVEGLRWSWNSWPTSKSEVSSLIIPLSIMCTPLMQPPELPIVPCDPLNCSRCDAVLNPYARLDYQSRIWHCPFCSQRNPFPRSYSDIADTNLPAKLFPTYSSVEYAPAHVPSSSNSLLSRAPITSPPSSSSLPPRVLSSSFSSSSSLVSVAAAAADPRGPGLGPGPALVFVVDLSSAEDELRALKKELLLVMEQLPENTLVGLVTFDSMVYVHDLGYSECSKVILFHGDREVSSNQTRQFLNISHAHHQLHHGQTPVVPKQGYLLPISECEFSITAAIEEIHCMWKYTSGRRPLRSTGAAISAALGVLESCQINTGSRIMVFTSGPATLGPGVVVDSDLAQAMRTHQHIMNGHARHHEKSCSFYKRVSKRLCDASVVLDLFACSLDQVGAAELREPVERSGGFMILAESFESDQFRKCLRHLFERDDGGYLKMNFDATIEVVTTKDVKICGALGPCVSLRKKNSLVSESEVGEGGTCMWKLNTLTDKTCIAFFFQVSNEQKIQPGSAFLIQFITRYRQGNLGIRKRVTTAARRWVGNYSTDIAAGFDQEAAASVMARLAILRAETCYARDVIRWLDDTLIRFASKFGDYVPEDPSTFRLSSNFSLYPQFMFHLRRSQFIDVCNTTPDETAFFRLMLNREGVVGSLIMIQPTLFQYSFDGPPVPVLLDIRSIYPDVILLFDSYFHVVIHYGSKITQWRKLGYDRDPNHENFRKLLEAPELDAQQLVMERVPVPKFIRCDQHSSQARFLLAKLNPSVTQNSTYTDGSDVVFTDDLSLQVFLDHLQVLAVQG is encoded by the exons ATGGATTTCTTGGAACTGGAGGCAGTGGAAGGCTTGAGGTGGTCATGGAACTCATGGCCAACCTCGAAATCCGAAGTTTCGTCTCTCATAATCCCCCTCTCCATCATGTGCACCCCTCTCATGCAACCCCCCGAGCTTCCCATCGTACCCTGCGACCCTCTCAACTGCTCTCGATGCGACGCCGTTTTGAATCCCTACGCCCGTCTCGACTACCAGTCTCGCATCTGGCACTGCCCTTTCTGCTCCCAACGCAACCCCTTCCCTCGCTCCTACTCCGACATCGCCGATACCAATCTCCCCGCCAAGCTCTTCCCTACCTATAGCTCCGTCGAATACGCCCCCGCTCACGTGCCTTCTAGTTCTAACTCCCTCCTCTCACGTGCGCCTATtacttctcctccttcttcttcttctcttcctcctcgCGTGCTGTCTTCGTCTTTCTCTTCTTCGTCTTCGCTGGTTAGTGTCGCCGCTGCTGCTGCTGATCCGCGTGGGCCTGGGCTTGGGCCTGGGCCTGCTTTGGTGTTTGTTGTGGATCTCTCCTCTGCGGAGGACGAGTTGCGTGCGCTTAAGAAGGAGCTGCTGCTGGTCATGGAACAGTTGCCGGAGAACACCCTTGTTGGATTAGTTACCTTTGACTCCATGGTTTATGTTCACGATCTTGGCTATTCTGAGTGCTCAAAAGTTATCCTATTCCATGGCGATCGTGAAGTTTCGTCTAATCAG ACCAGACAGTTCCTCAACATTAGTCACGCCCACCACCAGCTGCATCATGGACAAACGCCTGTTGTCCCAAAGCAGGGATATTTGTTGCCAATTTCAGAATGCGAGTTCAGCATCACCGCGGCAATTGAAGAGATCCATTGTATGTGGAAGTACACTTCAGGAAGGCGTCCTCTAAGGTCCACGGGTGCTGCAATATCAGCTGCACTTGGAGTTTTAGAGTCTTGCCAAATAAATACTGGGTCGAGGATCATGGTCTTCACATCTGGACCTGCTACACTAGGACCAGGTGTGGTTGTGGACTCGGATCTCGCCCAAGCCATGAGAACCCACCAGCACATCATGAATGGGCATGCAAGACACCATGAGAAGTCTTGTAGTTTCTACAAACGAGTTTCCAAGAGGCTCTGTGATGCATCTGTTGTTCTTGATCTGTTTGCTTGTTCTCTTGACCAAGTTGGAGCGGCTGAGCTTCGAGAACCTGTTGAGCGCTCAGGTGGGTTTATGATTCTTGCTGAGTCTTTCGAATCAGATCAATTCAGGAAATGTTTGAGGCATCTATTTGAACGTGATGATGGTGGCTATTTGAAGATGAACTTCGATGCTACCATTGAAGTAGTGACAACGAAAGATGTGAAAATCTGTGGAGCACTTGGTCCTTGTGTGTCTCTTCGAAAAAAGAATAGTTTAGTAAGTGAGAGTGAGGTTGGAGAAGGGGGTACCTGTATGTGGAAGTTAAATACTCTGACCGACAAGACTTGTATTGCTTTTTTCTTTCAAGTAAGCAACGAACAGAAAATCCAGCCTGGTTCTGCATTTTTAATTCAGTTTATCACACGATACAGACAAGGGAACTTGGGAATCCGGAAGAGGGTGACCACAGCTGCAAGACGATGGGTTGGGAATTATTCAACCGATATTGCTGCAGGGTTTGATCAAGAAGCCGCAGCTTCGGTTATGGCAAGACTTGCTATTCTCCGGGCAGAGACATGCTATGCCCGTGATGTGATTAGATGGCTGGATGACACACTTATCCGTTTTGCTTCCAAGTTTGGGGATTATGTGCCGGAAGATCCTTCTACATTCCGGCTTTCTTCCAACTTTTCCCTTTATCCCCAGTTTATGTTCCACTTAAGGCGATCTCAATTTATTGATGTCTGTAACACTACACCTGATGAAACTGCTTTTTTCCGACTAATGCTAAATCGCGAAGGAGTAGTGGGCTCTCTTATAATGATTCAACCTACGCTTTTCCAATATTCATTTGATGGGCCCCCTGTGCCAGTACTTCTAGACATTCGTTCCATTTATCCAGATGTTATCTTGCTCTTTGATTCCTACTTCCATGTGGTGATTCATTATGGGTCCAAGATTACTCAGTGGAGAAAGCTTGGTTATGATAGGGATCCGAATCATGAGAACTTCAGAAAGCTGTTGGAAGCCCCAGAATTGGATGCACAGCAATTGGTGATGGAACGGGTGCCAGTGCcaaagtttataagatgtgacCAGCATAGCAGTCAGGCAAGGTTTCTTCTTGCCAAGTTGAATCCATCCGTAACTCAAAATTCAACATACACAGATGGTTCGGACGTCGTCTTTACAGATGACTTGAGCTTGCAAGTATTTTTAGATCACTTGCAGGTCTTGGCGgtgcaagggtaa
- the LOC110270851 gene encoding uncharacterized protein LOC110270851, which produces MLWNQEAKIILEKSANDIRDIMKDANENACLKAFEPIIDRKFLFKLSISHKNLTSVDQAYNAVKISDDETLIGLYSSHSSSIDIGGVEQGLSNVVPIIGNNDLDSDGNGAAIVSLSKDSGTESIFESDLDTPSKCVIVDSTPSLGVSGLTNPEGQGSVTRLSVVVLPRGKLSDSLNLGYVM; this is translated from the exons ATGCTTTGGAATCAAGAGGCAAAAATCATTCTTGAAAAATCTGCTAATGACATAAGGGATATAATG AAAGATGCTAATGAGAATGCCTGCCTAAAAGCTTTTGAACCTATAATTGATAGGAAGTTCCTTTTTAAATTGTCTATTTCACACAAAAATTTGACCTCTGTTGACCAAGCTTATAATGCTGTTAAGATTAGTGATGACGAGACACTGATTGGTCTCTATTCATCCCACAGTTCTTCCATAGATATTGGA GGTGTTGAACAAGGCCTTTCAAACGTAGTGCCTATAATTGGAAATAATGACCTCGACTCAGATGGGAATGGAGCTGCAATTGTTTCTCTATCAAAG GATTCTGGCACTGAGAGCATCTTTGAGAGCGACTTAGATACTCCTAGTAAATGTGTTATAGTAGATTCTACTCCAAGCTTGGGTGTTAGTGGACTTACCAATCCGGAAGGCCAGGGTTCAGTAACAAGACTTTCAGTCGTGGTTCTACCAAGAGGAAAATTGAGTGATTCATTAAATTTAGGATATGTAATGTGA
- the LOC110271406 gene encoding uncharacterized protein LOC110271406: MALTNVFTQKIDCVVDINATKLTWNLVVGVVRLYEIPSSWNPTDVCSLKLVLQDEMDDHIHYSIPKANVVVFKTDVREFRIYSMRNFIVQSNLKSVRTTAHKYCIGHVVGKEDVRPMITKSGQESKCMALYLEDLQKNKIKCTIFGKMIGKLTPFVNKNNGEPLILVAQLFKPNHYLNQINVKNSLYASRVFLNPDFPDVIAFKNQLLRVSLLKEGDIGSQRINHIEIQPQYSVSDELSGGSFPINTIEEVLNMTYEGSI, translated from the exons ATGGCTCTAACAAATGTTTTTACTCAAAAGATTGATTGTGTTGTAGACATCAATGCAACGAAACTGACTTGGAATTTGGTTGTTGGAGTTGTTCGTTTGTACGAGATTCCTAGCTCATGGAATCCCACTGATGTATGTAGCTTAAAGTTGGTGCTCCAGGATGAAATG GATGATCATATACATTACTCCATTCCGAAGGCAAATGTGGTGGTCTTTAAGACAGATGTTCGTGAATTTAGAATATACTCAATGAGAAATTTCATTGTTCAGTCAAATTTGAAAAGTGTAAGGACAACTGCACACAAGT ATTGCATTGGTCATGTTGTTGGAAAGGAGGATGTTAGACCAATGATTACAAAATCAGGTCAAGAAAGCAAATGCATGGCACTATACCTGGAGGATCTTCA GAAAAACAAGATCAAATGCACTATATTTGGTAAAATGATTGGCAAGTTAACTCCGTTTGTCAATAAGAATAATGGTGAGCCACTGATTTTGGTCGCTCAACTCTTCAAGCCAAATCATTACCTCAATCAGATTAATGTTAAGAATAGTCTTTATGCCTCAAGAGTATTCCTGAACCCTGATTTCCCTGATGTTATTGCATTCAAGAATCA aTTACTTCGAGTTAGCCTATTGAAAGAAGGTGACATTGGCTCACAACGAATTAATCATATAGAGATCCAACCTCAATATTCAGTGAGTGATGAGCTTTCGGGAGGTTCCTTTCCAATCAATACAATTGAAGAAGTTTTGAACATGACTTAT GAAGGCTCCATTTGA